ctttcttttattttctttttctcccccaCATTCAAGAACATTCCGGACTCTCTCTTTCattctctagctctctctttttttactttttctatttctacttGATTCTAGAACACTCTCTAGCATGATCTTTTGACTTCTATTTCTacttctattttctttcctcttcagctcacttcacacacacacaaccgaCATGGCCTtcatatatctttttctttcttttttttcttccttcttttcttgttcTGATTCACTTTGTTGTTACAAGGGAGCTTAGATAGGCTTTCATGCTCTTGatctgttgtttttgttttgatttcagATTCGTTgttctaattaaatttgtattttccCTATTCTTGATTTGTTGTTGCTATTCTGATTTtagattgtgtttgtgttttgattgtGTTACCGTTTGAGAGGAAGACAGATGAACAAAGAAGAgaggaggaaagagaaagaatatttttttattcaaccaggcattttttaaagataaaataatgGTTTGGAGTTGCTACAATGTCCTCTAAATTAAGAGAACTACTGtagcaacttaaaaaaaaattggaaaagtttTGGATTTAGTCATGCTGTTAGAGTGTGAATAGTGAGCTTTTTTCTCCAAAAAGTAGAGATAGAACatctattggagatgctctaaggtGATAAATTAATATGGTAACCAACACGAAGTTAAGAAATTGCATTCTAGCTAGCCTTTTGTTTTATAGTAGCCAAGAAGTTTCACTTTCAACAACAAATCTTGGAcccttttttattcttaatttgAATGATTATCTTATCTAATTAactgtaaaaaaatatattagtcCTTGATGTGGAACTGCttttttatcactttatttttaaaatcctaATTATTAGCATATTTTCTCCGACACAGCGTGGGGTGAATGTGTAGACAAAGCAGTAtatgataaatatttttttccaaaatctaAAGAGGATTGCATTGAAGAAATAAAGGATTTCTAGCATGGAAAGAAATGTAGTAGATGACCCACCTTACTCCATGACCCGGTCCACATGTAACATATGATACGTTAATATTAGATGACAATTCTCCAATGGAAACACAGTCGTCACCTGTTGATAATGCAATGTTGAGTCGGTTCATATATCCATTGTCATGTCATTTTATAAATCTTTTATAGTTGATTGCATATTAATTAGTTTGATTGAACAAAAGTGACTAAAATTTCTTACCTGTAGCTATGACAGAGTTGTTGACAAGGACATTTTGAGAGAGTTCAATGTGAATGCCGTCAGTGTTAGGGCTACTTTCTGGAGCTGTTATATGCATATTCTTAACCAAAATATCACTACTCTGATTTACCACTACATGGTATCTGGCACTGTTGATGGTGTAAATGTCGCTAATAGTACTGTGCTTGCAATGTATGATATTCAATGCCTGCAATACACCGTATAGatagatattatatatagtaaaaatgtttttaagaaattgcacttatttaattaatcaTAAAAACACCATGCATATAACAAAGAGTAATCAACATAAAGCAGATGTCATAGATTTGAATTCTATCatatctataaataaaaaaataccaatGCATATAGTACAAAGATAAAATTAACGATATATTGATACTTACCACTGGTATTATTGTAGCGCATCCCGcctaaggaagaaaaaagaagaagaaagatttaGACATTGAAAAAAAAGACGTGGGATAGTGaattataaagttttttttttttttttttttgggggagaaAACACAAAGATTAATTATGATTGAACTTTAATTTAAAGATAGTTAATactaatcattatatatatatactattaataACAGAATTCTCTATTTGGGCTTTATcattcttaaactctctaaattactcctattttttaattaaataattttaaacttaaaaagacaatttggttaaaagaataattttctatttaaaaaaaaattcttaagtttTAGACTTCgaatttttatcaattctggCGCAGAAAAAGATCCTACAAATTAGGATGCTTTttctatcttatttttaaatattatttaactaaatccaagatataaaaaaaataacctaaTTGCAAAGCACgcttatatgtgtatatatatatatatatatataggatttgTATCCATATAGTCCATACCATAGTAGGGTGATCACTACAAGACAGGTCCCACCATTCCGAACCATGGCCATTAAAGGTGCCGTTGCCAGTGATAAGGAGTCCGGTCACACCATGAAATATTAGCCACCTTCTTGCGTTACGCCCCCTCCATACACTTGGTGAGGATGGCGCATTAATGGTTCCTATTACCTGTACAAATTTCAATCATttacattattttctttattgtttaatagaatatatataaacatttttATAGAAtacgtgtgtatatatatatatatatatatataaagaaatgagaaaaattaagtacaatattttttattattcaattgattttaaaaacccaattgtactattaaatttgatttttttttaaatgctaaaatacaaaattgactttctaactttcttcagatttcatttcagtcctctaactttactttcattcatttcagtCTTTTAAATTTCAGATTTAATCAATTAAGGTCTttctattaaattttgttaaaattttttgaaaaaaaaaattagaaaatattttttaatcactattgaatttttttaatttaaaaaatttgaagaaaaatttatgaaattgaaaaattaaccacaacatataacaaaagttgatggaaaagtcttaattgaataaaagtaaagttagagTACTAAAATGAAATCTGAAGAAACTTAGAGaatcaattttgtattttaccctttaaaaaaaagataacattaCATATATTATAGGTCAATACaacatattatttaaatttaattaaagaatatgCATCTAGCAATTGTatctaaaagtaaaatattctgCACTATTCATCTTTCTCGTTACCTGAAATGAAATGTTGCTAGATTTGCACGGACCCTGAAAAGTAAGAGGATAAACCAAAAAATCCTTGCTACTTGGCACCACGACTGTTGGATTTTGAGTTGCAGCGCTACATGCAGCCTTCCATGCTGCCGAAAATGCCTGTACGTAGTACataatttttagcaatttagatATACCAGCTAGGCTTTATATTTattagaaagagagggagaaaagaaacaaaaattcacaAGGAAATTAAGAAAAGTACATTGGAATCATCTGTTTTCCCATCTGCCTTAGCACCATAATCTAACACGTTGAAAATCGTTTGGGCACTTGTGAAAGGCAAATCAGCAgaaaataacccaaaaatgaGCATCAAAGCAAACACGCCCTGCAAAGAGAAAAGtaaatattaatgtttatagTTTTAACCAAACCTAGTATTATTATCAAAAACCCAAAGAGTACAAGCTTCTCAGTTCTCACCACGGCTTTCATTATTGATTCTGAGACGTACATACAGCTCGATTAAAGTTGTAGAATTAGTGGGTGATCTACAAGGAACATTGAAGATTAGTCATAATtggataaattaaaaaagaagtaataagAGTTAAAATATTGTCAGTTAATAAAAACTGTAACTTTATCTAGGTATGAGAATGTGGATACCAACATTCTTTTAAAGGGAATCCATATTCTCACAAAGAGGGCATTACGTGGAAAtctatatctttattttttatctgaTTCCCTTGTGTGATTTGCAACCAAACGTAATAATCATTCAACATTCTCAAAACTCTTAAAACATTACTAAAGTCTGCATTTTATTTGTAAGAAACTCCACTGAGGGgcttacattttattttttagaaactctcaactaaaaagaaagagaagcaaaaccccaaagagagagagagatagagagagagacagagagagaaatgatTACAGCTAGGGTGCTCAAGTTTGGGACTGTATGTGTAGGAAGATAATCTTCATTGAAACTATTTATACGTGAGGGTATCTAACTCTCCGTTTGTTTCAATGTGAAATAAtttcaaatgtaaaaaattttattgtaaaatattttatagaaaacattttcaagtgtttggaaTAACAAAACACATGAAAATACAAACCATCACCTGCCACCCCCAAATGAGCAaaaaccaccaccaaccaccCCCACCACTAAATGAGCATAAACCATTAAACCATCCCAAAAAACCAAAtctagaagagagaaaaaagacagCCACCACCATCACAACATCCCAGCCACCACctaaaaatctaaccattaaatCATAAATCTGACCATAAGCCACCAACAATCCACaattaaaccattttttttctttttaattttcctcctccacacttttttctctccaaaggTGTAGTCATTGATGGGCCACACAATAAGAGTACATCTCAAAAAGAGAGCATTATACGCTACGTGTCAAACATGCAATTACTTAAGCAGAAGGTCCTCTAATGGTGCTCATGCGCCACTCGTTTTTAGTCCTAAATACAGTCAAAAAGTCTCTTAAAATTTCTCTTAttaaatatctctctctctctctctctctctctctgttcttTAGATctaaacaaacacaacaaaaaaaaaaaaaaatccagcctCTTGTAGATCTCTATCACTCTCACAAAGTTTTCGCATCAACCATTCAACAACCATAGTTACCATATGAAGTTTAACATCAAGTCATAACATCAGTAGATGAAGTTCAGCATCAATGGCTGAATTTTTCTCTCAAGCGTGATGAAGGAACTGCGTTCTGCATGAACTTTAGTATTGGTACGAATTTGTCTTCCTTGGTAGTTGAGTGTGAGTGATGAGGAGTTAGTGATGGGTGGTGCCAGTGGAGCCTGGAGCTGGTTGGTGGTGCCAATTAGAACTTGCTGGTGGTGGGATAGAGGGATCGTAGGTGGCTGGGTAACTTGGGTTATGGGGATAAAtctgagagggagagagagcgtGAGAGGGAGAAAGCGTGAATGTTATTGGGCAAGAGGGAGAGaacaaatgtaaaatattttaccgaaatttcaagtgtaaaatattttacacaaatttgcCTAGGTTGATTTGgttgattgaaaatattttactgcaaaacaaatattgtaaaatgtgaaaatattttcctaaaaatattttacatcgaaACAAACGAAGCGTAAGATAAGCAAGTGCAATTTTTTGCAACAAGAAAGAAATTGGTCAAGATGGGTATTATTGTTAGAATAACAACAAATTAATAATGTCTAAGGTCTAGAAAAATTTAAGGgagaaacaaattttttctaGGAATATAACAAATTTAAGGGAGAATAACAGATTATTACTAGGAATATAGCAAATTTTATCCAGCAAAAACGGATTAGCCTATTTGTAATTTGAAAAGccaagacaaaaaagaaaaatgatgaaaatagaacaaataaaaactaacttactaatcaaagaaaataattcatAGTGGTTATAGGGGGTGAACTTACGGCCTTGCCCGAGGTTGGAATTGGGCTGGGTTGGGAAAGAGGCCCAATACAACTAATTTGTAGAGATGGATGGTCAAGGTTAACCTTTTAAGCCCTAGTAGCCACGGTTTAGTAACTTAAAGGAAGAAGGTTAGCAAGGACAACAGTTGTAGCAAAGAAATACCGAAAAGAAATAGAGATTCTTAATCAAGTTCTTCCTTGGGCTGACCGAGGAGCAATGATTGCTTAAAGATACGGTCCTCGGTTTTACAGTGattactttctctctctatttctctctctctctctctctctgaactTTTTTCAATCCTTTGGACGGAAGACCTTCCTTCCTATATATAATTGTTTGCATTGCATCTCAGCCCTCCACTTGGTTGGTTTTTGATCTTTCATTGGATACTTGTCTCATCATTGCTTTACTGGTGGCGGTAAAGTAGGCTACAAGCTATGGAGGTATTATTCAGGAGTCATTCTGCTATTAATGCGGTAGGCTAAGCTGGTatagtgcattaaatgtggaggtgataAGTTCTTTATCTAGAAGCTTCCTCCTGCTCTTGCTTGTATGTCACTACTGACTTCCTCGATATTCAACCTTATGATCTCGGTGGTTTATTTATGGTCTCCCAAGTATCCACTCCTCGGGCAGGTTTTCCTCCTCAATTTCCCCAACTGGACTTTCCAGGCTAGACTGGGCCTGATCTGATGAATAGTTGGCCCCAGTTGCCCCTCGGGTGGATTCCACTTGATGATTCCCTCTCTTCGGACTTTCCCCTCCCGCAGTGGTGATGCAAATGTTTAGCTTAAAGATTCGTTATCTAATTTTCTAGGATAACTGGATAAGTTGCAGAGTTGATTGAACATGATATCAATATTGAGAACTATTCCACATGATTATTGTTTTGTATAACAATTaagtttgtgtgtgtatgtttgtttctaaaaacaaaaggtataaatttaattcttatacAAAGTATAATCTACTTCCATATTGATATTAATTCGTTTAGGGTTTGACTGACATTTTCTATGTTCTCTATTTTGTTAGATTGCCTATGAATCATAAATTCAAGTAACTTGTTCAGAATTAGATCTTAGAGTCTTTGAAGTGTTTTAGACATTACTCAAGTTGATACAAGTCAAAATTCAAGAATGTACAAGCTGCAGAAACAAGAATTCAAAATCTGTCAAGCTCAATCAATCGAAGAGAAAGCTTGACCAATCGAACTgcaatttgcaaaattttaaagaagGCCCAACAGCCCGTGAAACGTTTAGAGTTTGAATCCCACTGTCAGGCCCCGAACCCAATtaggtccaaagcatgagaaaagAACCATTAAAATAAACTGTAGgggggtttttctttttcttaataaagataaataaacaTTGTGAACTCTCCACAAAATAAGTCAAAGCTCTACGAGACATTTACAaacaatacaaattacaaaTCATGTCTTCAAATATGCATGAATTGGAAGCTTTTAAGGATGGGGAATTGGAAGCTTTCAGGAGCTTCATCAATACCATTTATAGCACTCTTGTAAGGAGGGTTGGGGAGGATAAGAGATGTTGGCTGCCTGGTAAGAGTAAGGGGTTCACGGTTAGTGCATACTACCATCTTCTAGTTGGCCATAGTGAGCagtttttcccttggaaaagcatttgaaAGTAGAAGATTCCCTCTAAAGTGGCTTTCTTTGTATGGACTGCTGCCTTGAGAAAATGTCTAACAATTGAcaatttaaggaaaagaaaggtttgcattttggattggtgttatatgtgaaAATGTAATTGTGAAACTGTTGaccatctattccttcattgCCCAGTTGCTTTGGAGTTGTGGGATATggtgtttggtttatttggagtttattgGGTTATGCCAATGTCTATTGTTGGGCTATTTGCTTGCTGGCAAGGTCGATTTGGTCGCCATCGTAATGGAGATATATGGATGGTTGTtcctcattgtttgatgtggtgtatttggaaggagaaAAATAGTAAGTGTTTTGAAGACAATGAGCGTTCCATGCCTAACCTCAAGCTTctattttttagaactttattgGACTGGTTCTCTGTGTGAAGAAATCATCATTTTTCGtctattttggatttacttgattttttatatattcacCCATGTATACTCTCTGTGTACTTgggtgtctctctctttttaatatcaatgaatctttattacttatcaaaaaatatacaTGAAATTCCAAAACTCCAAATAGATCAACATAAAATCACAATCCTTCCTAGGATAGGCAACCTCAACGACAGAATCTAGGCCTACCATGCCCAAGGCTAACAAACCTCAAGAGCCCAACCTCCGATAGAATTAGCTATGGTCTTGATAAATTTAGTAAGTTGGGTCATCACCCAACCATAGCATAAATCTCTCAATTAGCATAATGCTCCAATCACCACCAATAAAACAAGCTCCATTCCCGAGGTATAgcaaatttatctaaaaaactATTGGAGAGTGGGATGAACTAAaacccagtaagtagcataattaatggaaGTGGGAGAAATGCGAGACTTATAATAATGAGCATTTAACAAAACATTTCATAATTTGGGAATTTCCATTTATATCATGCAAAactatttttcttaataaaatgacaagattgattaaaaaaatgtagcACCAagctttctcaaaatatttcaatatgAAACTACATACTATTTACTGTGAGCTATCAAAACACCcttttaaaacttgaaaattcaacccaagGCCACATGACAAGCCGCCATAAAGACATTAGGTGTGCGTTTGGGTCCGACTAATGCATTTACGTTTGcgtttttctgttcttttttttttttttcacgcattgtgggacaaattttactattacggctactgttcatgaacaataGCCGCAAAAtttgacttgtcaaacaatTTTCAGCCAATCAGTACACACCGCGCACTGTtcacaaacccacaaatttcacttttcagcaactttttcattaacaatggatcccacaatactattcacatatttaaaaattattttgctacagtatttttcagtttttagtttcagttttcaactatatccaaacggaccttaGGTATGCTACGAAGACATCAAGTTATGCCACAAAGACATCAGTTATGCCACGAAGACATCAATCCGCCACAAAGACGGGGTGCCAAGATACCAATGTCACAAAGACTACAGCATCTGGCTGGGTAATCGCCGAGTAATCACATGTCACAACCTAAGGGTAAAAACATGAAGAGCTCACAATTTACATGAAATCAAAACACGGTTCAATTTTATGTAGTTTCACAAAAACCTTTGAAATACCCAATATATTCACAAAGGTtctcaaattttccaaaatcatTTCTTATCAATaacattttctatcaatttcccaaataTCACAAGTCAAGATAAAACATCtttagaattttcaaataatgcaataaatccataaaattcATTCCCAAGAATTATATCAAAGATACTTATCTCTTCCATACTAAAaaatcatgcatttccccatatgCAATATTAAACATGATGCACTTTTCATATACAATCATATATAATAGAGTCACAACACAAtactttttaagaaaacatagttccacaaataatttttcaaaatatgtttgacccaaaaacaaaGTTTATGCAACgtggttattttccaaaaatcccattaaaaagctacttatctCAGCAATTCAACCCAAATTTACCTCAACCGGGCACCGCATTCAACCAATCAAGTTACTAGTTCCATCACCAAGTACCTTGGAACCTAGAACACAAGTATCAAGCCTATTAATAACAAGACCCACTACAAATTACACTATCAAATTTGTCTCCATAAATCGGAACCTCAAAAATCAAACCTAAGGCCCTAAAGCCTAGCTTGACCATCCCAAGACAAATACCCCTACCCAACTGGGAACCAAACAAGCATACAAGAAACTTGTAGGACTATAACGCAACCAAAGCCTTTAATTTCCCTACCGCAAATAATGTGCATTTACCAACATGATACAAAGTATGTTGCTACCAATCCATGATAAAATTAGCCAAAGTAAAACACTTGTCAAAGAAAGCACATATGAACTTACAAGCCAAACCACACAACAAAAGCTTGGAGTAATTTCCTTAAAGTCACAGCATCCTAATCACACTTTCAGATAACTTACAACATATCAGCCCTTTTTATAAAATTCGTTTGGTTTACTTAGTATTATCCAAAACGCTTGAAATTAAATAGGGAGAAGTCTTTATATGTCTAGTATGTACCACCAAAAATTTGGCTTAAAATggtttttctataatttattaaaaatcacgTGATGCAGCTTACTCAAATTTGTCAGGGACAGATTTACagtccaaaaataaaattattataatcttaATACTATGTCAAAAACTTTCAGACTCGATTAACCTTAGAGCTACATGTTTTAGCACATAACAACAACTAGGAATGCAACTCATAACCTCATATAACAGTAATCACAACACAAGTCAAGAAATTTGATCATCTAACTCATATAGACAATTTaccaaacacttggcatgcaacAAGCACATGCCCACACTCACATATGTCAAAGCCATTCAAATGCAAAGGAAACACTTAGAAATCAACTCATGCAACAACAAAACCCATATGAACAAGGATTTCTTTGTAAGTGTTACTGCAAACAGTGTTATGTGGCAGCTTGTGAAGCTAACATCTGTCCTGGACCACATGCATGTCACGTGACCAACCAAAGTCACCAAATTCACTTAACCACAGTTGGCACTTAACCACAACccaagtaaaacaaaacaaaatcccaaCCATTTCTCTTTGCCGGTccaccactctctctctctctctctctctctctctctttctcacttcaCCACTATTTGTCGCCGCCATCATTTCTTGGCAGTGATACCTCGATCAAGTTGGCTCAATTCAGCAAaaacactcttttctctctccatttAGTCTTAAATCTCTTACAAaaatgggaaaataaaaaatattctttttggtTGTGATTGACCCATGGTTTAATTGGAAAGTATATGCGGAATTCGTGGGTGGATTTAGCTGTAAATATTTGATTTGGATCAAATTTCGTGTTTAGAACTATcaaggtaaaaagaaaagatttatttttgagaagtttgGCTTGAAATGGGGACTGAGAGTACACATAGGCCAGTTTGTTTCTTGTTTGAAAGACAAATTTGATTTGTAAACTATTGCAGAGGAAGTCGAGTTTTGCTGGTCCTAAGAAGGTATATTGTGAGTTGGAGAGAATATTTTGGATGCccagaaggttttttttttttttttttttttttttttggggaagcatgaagatgaaaaattcgatatttcttttgttttatttgttgtaAACCTTTAGCTTCAGTTTTCTATGTGAAATTCTTTTCCTTGGTTGCTTCTTTCTAAAGCTCTAAATCACTTGTGGCTTTGCAAATATAAAATGATGGTCTTTGTTGCTTTTGGCTATAATTTCTGATGTGGTCCACTTGGTAATCAGATCTGAGTATGGTGCATGCACATTGAGTCACTAATTTTTTCAGATCTGAAAATATTtcctcatttcttttctttttttccatttttgtaaGAGTGTAAGAGTAATTGGAGAGGGAATGGCTTAGTTGAGTCAAGCTCATTGATGGTGTTGCTGCCAAGAATTGGCGGCAGCGTCGAACGgtggtggagagagagagtgaggggCTGGCTGGCAAGGAGAGAAATGGTTGGGGTTATTTTACTTGGGTTGGTTAAGAGAGAGCGTGAGGGGCAGAGGGTTGGTGGCCTGGTGCTGACTGTGGTTAAGTGAATTTGGTAACTTTGGCTGGTCACGTGACATGCACATGGTCCAGGACAGATTTTAGCTTCACATAAGACTGCTGACTGTCTGCAACCAAAATACCTCTTCAATGCAAAAATCCCCcaaattggttgaaaatttcagatttaAATAAAACCCTTGCTACCCAAATTCTCACAACCCTCTAATATTCCATCATTAGCCAAACCCACCAAGTATATACCATAAACATCATCaaataacaaaaccaaaatattttaatggaagGAATTAAGagaacttatatttttttttcctacctcATCTATTGAACTAGCCATGCCTAAAGGGTAGGAAGAAGCCTCTAGAACTCTTAGTGGTGGCCAATGTGTAAAGAAGAGCCTTCCATGGGCCGGCCATGAGAGAAATTTAAGAGAAATAGGATGAGATTCACGTGGGGGTGAGGGAGGAGAGATTCGGGAGAGAGAGGTAGAGggatgtgtgtttgtgtttgtgtgcgAAAGAATGGGGGCAGCCGATCAAGAGAGAGGGAGATATTTGTAGgatatttctttattctttctttaatctttatttactatttttttaatgtttctttATTCTTCCCCTTCAAACTCAACATAAACCAAAACTCAGAACCTAGAAACTCAGATAGCAACAAATGTCAGGAACATTAGCAAATCTTAAAACCAGCAAATCATCAACTCATACAAAAgaatcaacaaatgtaaatatCGGTGGCCATGGGCCCATGATGAAATCTAATACGTTATGTTGGGAAAAACCCATATGATGAAATCTAAAGATGAAAAATCCATGCAATCAAATTTGAGTACTTGAGCTGGTGTTCTTACTGGTGGTTGAGGCGAACTCCGATTGCAAGCCACCGTCGTCTGGGACGTTCACTTGAGAGGAGGAGTTTTGCTGCgttctttccttttgttttgtgaGAAGAaacagatagagagagagagagagagagatagaaaatcctgaagaaagagaaaaaagtaatATCATGCTTGGAGAGGTACTGCTCATAAGCAGTGTTATGTCACATCAGTGCAACGCAGCGGACCCACTGAGCTCCCAACGGCACTTTTGTGTTTACTTTCCCAACTACCCAGCACTTCACTCCAGCACTTCACTACTTCATTCATcacttttcattttccttctccCAAACCCACAGCACAGCAACAACTGAAGCTCAACTCTCCGCCGATCAGCACCTTCAGTACAGCTCCGTGAACCGATTTTGTTTCCGGTGAGACCCATATTCAGCCCCTCCCATCtgttgggttttattttgatattttttgttttttccatgTTCCTCCATTTTTTTGTGCTGTGTTTACTGAGACCTTGAGGAATGGCTGTGAATGCTTGTTTATTTCTCTTCAGCGGGCTCACAAATTTCTCTTCAGCAGACCCACAGCGCCGCGATGGGTTTACTGTTGAACACAGGTCTGTGACTGTGAAGAAAAAGACCTTGAAGGAATGTGTATACATGAAGAAGAAAGCTAAGCAAAACGCAACGTTTCAATTAATCTAGGTGGCATCTAAACGCAACGTTTTACTTACTGAAGCTTATTCTGTGGTTAAGTGAAACGGTGCGTTTGGACTGATTTAAGAATTGCTGAGCTGCTGGTTTAGGTGCAAGATTTGGTTGGTGATAAGCTTAACTACTTTTTAACTAACTTCCCCAATCCTCCAGCAACTGTAATCCGCATAATGTGGGGCGGTTAAGCTGTGTTAGGTGAATATAAATCACTGTAGTTGGGTAATTATTCTTTATGTAATTCAGAATTATCAATACAAGTTTCTAGAttcaacttttctctctttcttctctatctgactttctctcccttctcacactttctctcaatttctcaGATATTTTCGTTTCTATGTTCAGCCGTGATTGTTGACTTGTAATCACTATTACTCAGCCGTGATTGTTGACTTGTGTTCACTATTACTCTGTTTGTGATATTGAGTTTTTTCATCATTTACAACAGAGGTAAGAAATAAGATCGTACCTGGTTTGTGTTCAGAGTTGGGAGTCTGGAATTCCGTCGTGTGGGTTTCTGGAGTTCGAGATGAGGGAGGGATCTAACGCAGTGGAGGCGGGGAAGTGAGGGGCAGAAAATGAGAGGCGGAGTGAGGGTTTGGAGAGCTGAAGATCGGAGGTGAGACCGTGAGACGCTGCTGTGGTATTTTCCAACGAGAACCTTCAGCTAGGTCCAAATGCTGAGAGGAACTGGGGTATTTTCCAACCAGAGTGTTTCATTTTGGGTTTCTGAAGTTGGGGACAATGTTTTGGTGTGGAAAGGGCgtgaagaggagagagagagagagagagagagagagagagagagagagagagaacgcgGATAGGCTTGTG
This DNA window, taken from Quercus robur chromosome 2, dhQueRobu3.1, whole genome shotgun sequence, encodes the following:
- the LOC126715379 gene encoding polygalacturonase-like isoform X3, with protein sequence MYVSESIMKAVGVFALMLIFGLFSADLPFTSAQTIFNVLDYGAKADGKTDDSNAFSAAWKAACSAATQNPTVVVPSSKDFLVYPLTFQGPCKSSNISFQVIGTINAPSSPSVWRGRNARRWLIFHGVTGLLITGNGTFNGHGSEWWDLSCSDHPTMAGCATIIPVALNIIHCKHSTISDIYTINSARYHVVVNQSSDILVKNMHITAPESSPNTDGIHIELSQNVLVNNSVIATGDDCVSIGELSSNINVSYVTCGPGHGVSIGSLGRFGNSVKVEDIHVKKVNFKGTTNGVRIKTWQIGLGYARKISFEHITLESVQNPIYIDQNYCDINGTRGNCEAKTTGVHISEVTYDDIVGTSSSKEAINLNCSQSFACTGIKLSNIKIESDKSGQQVVSECANTHGTNSGVVQPKSCLQP
- the LOC126715379 gene encoding polygalacturonase-like isoform X2; its protein translation is MYVSESIMKAGVFALMLIFGLFSADLPFTSAQTIFNVLDYGAKADGKTDDSNAFSAAWKAACSAATQNPTVVVPSSKDFLVYPLTFQGPCKSSNISFQVIGTINAPSSPSVWRGRNARRWLIFHGVTGLLITGNGTFNGHGSEWWDLSCSDHPTMAGCATIIPVALNIIHCKHSTISDIYTINSARYHVVVNQSSDILVKNMHITAPESSPNTDGIHIELSQNVLVNNSVIATGDDCVSIGELSSNINVSYVTCGPGHGVSIGSLGRYGNSVKVENIHVKKVNFKGTTNGVRIKTWQIGVGYARKISFEHITMESVKNPIYIDQNYCNNFDGTRGNCEPKSTGVHISEVTYDDIVGTSSSNAAIYLNCSQSVACTGIALSNIKIESDKSGQQVTSECTNAHGTDSGVVQPKSCLQS
- the LOC126715379 gene encoding polygalacturonase-like isoform X1 codes for the protein MYVSESIMKAVGVFALMLIFGLFSADLPFTSAQTIFNVLDYGAKADGKTDDSNAFSAAWKAACSAATQNPTVVVPSSKDFLVYPLTFQGPCKSSNISFQVIGTINAPSSPSVWRGRNARRWLIFHGVTGLLITGNGTFNGHGSEWWDLSCSDHPTMAGCATIIPVALNIIHCKHSTISDIYTINSARYHVVVNQSSDILVKNMHITAPESSPNTDGIHIELSQNVLVNNSVIATGDDCVSIGELSSNINVSYVTCGPGHGVSIGSLGRYGNSVKVENIHVKKVNFKGTTNGVRIKTWQIGVGYARKISFEHITMESVKNPIYIDQNYCNNFDGTRGNCEPKSTGVHISEVTYDDIVGTSSSNAAIYLNCSQSVACTGIALSNIKIESDKSGQQVTSECTNAHGTDSGVVQPKSCLQS